One Mercenaria mercenaria strain notata chromosome 12, MADL_Memer_1, whole genome shotgun sequence DNA segment encodes these proteins:
- the LOC123533421 gene encoding DNA polymerase III PolC-type-like has product MTYQSEVGHEDCTDIDRIPDPIPRGVFKPFEERLCPHITQIAAKHVSTEKSFSCYVLPKLPMSASAEQVTKIVVTNSSDMFVNGVPVETKTIESALRELFSWLKQFRNVFLIAHNGKRFDFPIIINACLATGMFSELCACVIGLVDTLPVFKSVCPKRESYKQEDLARTLLSKVYNSHNALDDVKCLSELVSYAVKHGEKCVVMKSFPPRDVKHNMESNIEKKKNMPSLSVLVANGVMKSSTADNVASSGLNFKHLHTIFLRKGEDGLYNVFTMRNSEGLPRVTNSKRVLEAVIPKLVSYFEGKN; this is encoded by the exons ATGACATATCAGTCAG AAGTTGGCCATGAAGATTGTACTGACATAGACAGAATCCCTGATCCTATACCGCGTGGAGTATTCAAGCCA TTCGAGGAGAGGTTGTGTCCTCATATAACACAGATAGCCGCCAAACATGTGAGCACAGAGAAGAGCTTCAGTTGCTATGTGTTACCCAAACTACCGATGAGTGCCTCTGCCGAACAAGTGACTAAAATTGTTGTGACAAATAGTAGTGATATGTTTGTAAATGGTGTTCCTGTTGAAACTAAAACTATTGAATCAGCACTCAGAGAATTGTTTAGCTGGCTGAAACAGTTCAGAAACGTGTTTCTAATTGCACATAATGGAAAACGTTTTGACTTTCCTATCATTATCAACGCCTGCTTAGCTACTGGAATGTTTAGTGAACTTTGTGCATGTGTAATAGGATTGGTAGACACTCTTCCAGTATTTAAATCCGTATGTCCTAAAAGGGAGTCTTACAAACAGGAGGATCTGGCCCGTACATTGCTTTCCAAAGTGTATAACTCTCATAACGCTCTTGATGATGTCAAGTGTTTGTCAGAGCTGGTCAGTTACGCTGTGAAACATGGTGAGAAGTGTGTAGTAATGAAGAGTTTTCCTCCTAGAGATGTCAAACACAACATGGAATCCAACatagagaaaaagaaaaacatgccaTCTCTTTCTGTTCTGGTAGCAAATGGTGTCATGAAGTCGTCCACTGCCGACAATGTGGCTAGCTCGGggttaaatttcaaacatttacataCAATCTTTCTACGTAAGGGAGAAGATGGACTGTACAATGTATTTACTATGAGAAACAGTGAAGGGTTGCCAAGAGTGACAAATTCTAAGAGGGTTTTGGAGGCTGTAATTCCAAAATTAGTGTCGTATTTTGAAGGCAAAAATTAG